One Manihot esculenta cultivar AM560-2 chromosome 18, M.esculenta_v8, whole genome shotgun sequence genomic window carries:
- the LOC110605916 gene encoding transcription repressor OFP7: MPASLLTINTCSFTFTFVSHCISFKESSNTNKIMAKRFKLKLSRVIPSFQICRSKNASEIPVPVIYRVSPFNPKALDINYPKLPDPPPSTPDTYKRHLSGKKASVGCRCQARSLAQYLADCSFDSLDFAREKEAYERRPTKLHPYMESISFSDESNGNISPIIASASRKNKKKEDRKDSNKGEMAVSWEDGGCSFSSEGKENEVETETLLFPSRSFSYDSSYDFCYPFVNTTTKKTDNGNKKTGGMKIRKLKRQVSKNQKLSSPEVISPMRASVLRKMISCTADGKVKESVAVVKKSKDPYEDFKRSMLEMILEKQMFEAKDLEELLHCFLSLNSRQYHGVIVEAFSDIWETLFCDSPAKKRNSVHF; the protein is encoded by the coding sequence ATGCCGGCCTCTCTACTCACTATAAATACTTGTAGCTTCACCTTCACTTTTGTCTCGCACTGCATAAGTTTCAAAGAATCATCTAATACTAACAAGATTATGGCTAAGCGTTTCAAGCTTAAACTCTCTCGTGTCATTCCTTCATTTCAAATCTGTCGATCCAAAAATGCTTCAGAAATTCCAGTCCCAGTAATCTATCGGGTATCGCCTTTCAACCCAAAGGCACTTGATATCAATTACCCTAAACTCCCAGACCCACCACCGTCAACACCAGATACTTACAAACGCCATCTGTCAGGGAAGAAAGCTTCCGTTGGCTGCAGATGCCAAGCAAGATCACTCGCACAGTATCTAGCTGATTGCAGCTTCGACTCCCTGGATTTTGCACGGGAGAAAGAAGCTTATGAGCGGCGCCCCACCAAACTTCACCCATATATGGAGAGTATATCATTTTCCGATGAGAGTAACGGGAATATTTCACCGATTATAGCATCTGCTAGCCGGAAGAACAAGAAGAAAGAGGACAGGAAAGATTCCAATAAGGGTGAAATGGCTGTTTCATGGGAAGATGGTGGTTGCAGCTTTAGCAGCGAGGGTAAAGAAAATGAAGTAGAAACTGAAACCCTTCTCTTTCCTTCAAGAAGCTTCTCATATGATTCCTCGTATGACTTCTGCTATCCGTTTGTGAATACCACAACCAAGAAAACAGACAACGGAAACAAGAAAACAGGTGGAATGAAAATTCGAAAACTCAAACGCCAGGTTTCCAAGAACCAGAAGTTGTCGTCTCCAGAAGTTATTTCTCCGATGAGAGCATCAGTTCTGCGGAAGATGATATCATGCACGGCAGATGGGAAGGTGAAGGAGAGCGTAGCGGTGGTGAAGAAATCAAAGGATCCTTACGAGGACTTCAAAAGGTCCATGCTAGAGATGATATTGGAGAAGCAGATGTTTGAGGCCAAGGATCTGGAGGAACTTTTGCATTGTTTTTTGTCCTTGAATTCCAGGCAATATCATGGAGTTATTGTGGAGGCCTTCTCGGATATTTGGGAGACCCTGTTCTGTGATTCTCCTGCAAAGAAGCGAAATTCCGTGCATTTCTAG
- the LOC110605908 gene encoding uncharacterized protein LOC110605908, with amino-acid sequence MELRSCVHLHFILAAKGGLVTKALNVYHGRPALKFKKVKDLYETEDENSLEPFPVYRPKAEFQCGEAESVHVLTEERKIESDGETETSESNSKGIDVGAREIDDLTFGNMTLKQIKERCKEKRRKFSTYAGLCKQSIETGSLVKGNNINSQSEEDEYDILEPLSCWKSRILNKKKANKKGRNKTVHASPQTDLSIMEFEGIPSDEIIFQFSEKFSSIDVKLEVPEFTCKDMIIFSSDSSFTCNELVAYNGVAPCEKPEAANGYYLDNGTSMVAIEEPDTAKGSVSQIGMSVIIGEELTTNACGVETQMPIFFSNEPRCCATNGESYEYMEHWDLKSIPDVKSSGREIMLEGIAEEINNKISDFSSLEAQKDDIIVDHPKNDSSESSSCEDHIPTLRPQSFHCVHEKSWKTSSSQIQMPDVTVNNNLQRIDLSKRSNSCFPENENKDGAKVIVASFISCNNRDYSSLWSRNLHSSPRSCLVSVADNSPTAEGKQSPSSACADATTSCSPVINSCIDEPVISANLEDCHRPKMQDPPERLFSTRKVISPTSQKRLREAMESIELDDEQYYRYARKLCYRKQNEHKNSRLEGPGQLKRAEVITSPKKVVGKPRICKNGFHQNDIRKVPHTSHSAQCFSSGRTSTRSSSESVILFSQQQMHDIESVVTKLAKELQLMKDIVEETSQSKVYPATSLKYSADEIRLAIQSATKVEESARRSLSIMARDCNRFCKLMKLAEKDSAASRDGFCKKRKIVFADEAGGKLCDFKTFEDEMAPFVEPKGKKTGSVD; translated from the exons ATGGAGTTACGAAGTTGCGTTCATTTACATTTTATCCTGGCTGCTAAAGGTGGTTTGGTAACAAAAGCCTTGAATGTGTATCATGGAAGGCCCGCACTTAAGTTCAAGAAGGTAAAAGATCTATATGAAACTGAAGATGAAAATTCTCTTGAGCCATTTCCAGTGTATAGACCAAAAGCTGAGTTTCAATGTGGTGAGGCAGAAAGTGTACATGTACTCacagaagaaagaaaaatagaaagtgATGGTGAAACTGAAACTTCAGAGTCTAACAGCAAAGGTATTGATGTTGGAGCAAGGGAAATAGATGACCTTACCTTTGGCAACATGACACTGAAACAAATTAAAGAGAGATGTAAAgagaagaggaggaagttctccACATATGCCGGTTTGTGCAAACAAAGTATTGAAACTGGTTCTCTTGTTAAAGGGAACAATATAAACTCACAGTCTGAGGAGGATGAATATGATATTTTGGAGCCACTCAGCTGTTGGAAATCCAGAATTCTAAACAAGAAGAAGGCCAATAAAAAAGGCAGAAATAAAACTGTCCATGCTTCACCTCAAACTGACCTATCTATTATGGAGTTTGAGGGAATCCCCAGTGATGAAATTATCTTTCAATTTAGTGAAAAATTTTCATCTATTGATGTCAAACTTGAGGTTCCGGAGTTTACTTGCAAAGATATGATTATCTTTTCTTCAGATTCCTCTTTTACTTGTAACGAGCTAGTGGCCTATAATGGAGTGGCACCTTGTGAAAAGCCTGAGGCAGCTAATGGTTATTATTTGGATAATGGAACATCAATGGTAGCCATTGAAGAGCCAGATACGGCTAAAGGCTCTGTTTCTCAAATTGGGATGTCTGTGATAATCGGTGAAGAGTTGACAACTAATGCTTGTGGTGTTGAAACCCAGATGCCGATTTTCTTCAGCAACGAGCCTCGGTGTTGTGCTACTAATGGAGAATCTTATGAATACATGGAGCATTGGGATCTTAAATCAATTCCTGATGTAAAATCCTCAGGCAGGGAGATAATGCTGGAAGGTATTGCAGAAGagatcaataataaaatttcagatttttcTTCTTTAGAAGCACAGAAAGACGATATTATTGTAGATCATCCCAAAAATGATTCCTCTGAATCTTCTTCCTGTGAGGATCATATACCTACATTGCGACCCCAAAGTTTTCATTGTGTGCATGAGAAGTCATGGAAGACTAGTAGCAGCCAGATTCAAATGCCGGATGTCACCGTTAATAATAATCTTCAACGCATTGACCTTAGCAAAAGAAGCAATTCATGTTTTCCTGAGAATGAAAATAAAGATGGTGCAAAAGTTATTGTAGCCAGTTTCATAAGCTGCAATAACAGAGATTATAGTTCACTTTGGAGTCGAAATTTACATTCAAGTCCAAGAAGCTGTTTAGTTTCTGTCGCTGATAATTCTCCTACAGCTGAGGGAAAACAATCACCATCTTCTGCTTGTGCTGATGCAACAACAAGCTGTTCTCCAGTCATCAACTCATGCATTGATGAGCCTGTGATATCAGCAAATCTGGAGGATTGTCATCGCCCAAAGATGCAAGATCCTCCTGAAAGGCTCTTTTCAACTAGAAAG GTCATCTCCCCAACTTCTCAGAAAAGGCTACGTGAAGCTATGGAATCTATTGAGTTAGATGATGAACAATACTACA GGTATGCAAGGAAGCTATGCTATAGGAAACAGAACGAGCATAAGAATAGTAGACTTGAAGGACCCGGTCAGCTCAAGAGAGCTGAAGTCATCACTAGTCCCAAGAAAGTTGTTGGGAAACCAAGGATATGCAAAAATGGTTTTCATCAAAATGATATTCGCAAGGTTCCTCATACCTCTCATTCCGCACAATGTTTTAGTTCTGGGCGCACCTCTACCCGAAGTTCTTCAGAGAGTGTCATTCTTTTCTCACAGCAACAGATGCATGACATTGAATCTGTTGTAACTAAACTTGCAAAAGAGTTGCAGCTCATGAAGGACATAGTTGAAGAAACATCGCAGTCCAAAGTTTATCCGGCTACATCCTTGAAATATAGTGCAGATGAG ATAAGACTTGCCATACAAAGTGCAACAAAAGTTGAAGAAAGTGCAAGAAGATCACTTTCTATCATGGCCAGGGACTGCAACCGTTTTTGTAAACTCATG AAATTGGCCGAGAAAGATTCTGCTGCTTCTCGAGATGGGTTCTGCAAGAAAAGGAAGATTGTTTTTGCTGATGAGGCTGGTGGAAAGCTATGTGATTTCAAGACTTTTGAGGATGAAATGGCTCCTTTTGTGGAGCCTAAGGGAAAGAAAACGGGATCTGTTGATTAA